One part of the bacterium genome encodes these proteins:
- the ispH gene encoding 4-hydroxy-3-methylbut-2-enyl diphosphate reductase, which produces MKIIVGKHMGFCGGVRRAVDIAQKTAEGAGGPVTTWGPLIHNPQVVGRLQAAGVQVAERTEGLEGEAFVVSAYGVAHAVLDAARARGLRIVDATCPVVIRAHALSKKLADEGYQVICVGDHGHPEMVTLKEMLGDRVTIVHTREEAAAVKVTGKVGVVSQTTQSQDNFRQIVGDLAIRIRELKVLNTLCPAITVRQEETDVMVEQVQTLLVIGGRGSSNTTRLAEIGRERSLPTHHIETAAEIRPEWFAGVESVGVVSGASTPDWIIEDVLLRLEGLGTR; this is translated from the coding sequence ATGAAAATCATCGTCGGCAAGCACATGGGGTTCTGCGGCGGCGTGCGCCGCGCGGTCGACATCGCGCAGAAGACCGCCGAGGGCGCGGGCGGTCCCGTGACCACGTGGGGTCCGCTGATCCACAACCCGCAGGTCGTCGGCCGTCTCCAGGCCGCCGGGGTGCAGGTCGCCGAGCGCACGGAAGGCCTCGAGGGGGAGGCGTTCGTCGTCTCGGCCTACGGCGTCGCGCACGCGGTGCTCGACGCCGCCCGCGCGCGCGGCCTACGGATCGTGGACGCGACCTGCCCGGTCGTGATCCGCGCCCACGCCCTGTCCAAGAAGCTGGCGGACGAGGGCTACCAGGTCATCTGCGTCGGCGACCATGGGCACCCGGAGATGGTGACGCTCAAGGAAATGCTCGGCGACCGGGTCACCATCGTGCACACGCGCGAGGAAGCGGCGGCGGTCAAGGTCACCGGCAAGGTCGGGGTGGTCTCGCAGACGACCCAGTCGCAGGATAATTTCCGGCAGATCGTCGGCGACCTCGCGATCCGGATCCGCGAACTCAAGGTACTCAACACGCTTTGCCCCGCGATCACCGTCCGCCAGGAAGAGACGGACGTCATGGTCGAGCAGGTGCAGACGCTGCTCGTGATCGGCGGGCGGGGCAGTTCCAACACGACCCGCCTGGCCGAAATCGGGCGCGAGCGCAGCCTGCCCACCCACCATATCGAAACCGCAGCCGAGATCCGGCCGGAGTGGTTTGCGGGCGTGGAGTCGGTCGGCGTCGTGTCGGGCGCAAGCACCCCGGACTGGATCATCGAGGACGTGCTCCTGCGCCTCGAGGGTCTCGGGACGCGCTGA
- a CDS encoding MEDS domain-containing protein: MRSRVASTPDHVVVVYEDAAELFKFIVPYVKDGLAKGERCVYLAAEAGPGQIVRALSAHGLRADREIQRGAFAVMTTRELFGPPPLEATRAIREILRVQAEAASAGFGGLRLAGDWAWTIAPRDNDELRELESLIERAAGPGRLTVACLYRRERVSADALERLVRLHEHVVASDRIFVGLSALFRDLPDATLRGLARSARGRAVRKREFFFHQGTPARDVFLLTGGMVKLARTAPGGDEVILRVVAPVQHFGDGRIGLDQAVRFASAEALEDSRALVWDSAEIVRVVLAHPQAGVAVIRWLQELMEEERSRLEDVISVDVRRRLARLILRLGESLGRKTRRGVVVDVPLSRRDLAELVITSPYTVSRILAEWRRLDILDVQRTRILIQDEDNLAAIAGRRVSGGEAGVRIS; this comes from the coding sequence GTGCGATCGCGCGTCGCGAGCACCCCGGATCACGTGGTCGTCGTATATGAGGACGCCGCGGAGCTCTTCAAGTTCATCGTCCCGTACGTCAAGGACGGGCTCGCGAAGGGGGAGCGCTGCGTGTATCTCGCGGCCGAGGCAGGGCCCGGCCAGATCGTTCGGGCGCTGTCCGCGCATGGGCTCCGGGCCGACCGCGAGATTCAGCGAGGGGCCTTCGCGGTGATGACGACGCGCGAGCTCTTCGGACCGCCGCCGCTCGAAGCTACCCGCGCGATCAGGGAAATTCTTCGAGTGCAGGCCGAGGCGGCGTCGGCGGGCTTCGGCGGCCTGCGCCTCGCCGGCGATTGGGCCTGGACCATCGCGCCGCGCGACAACGACGAACTGCGCGAGCTCGAGTCGCTCATCGAACGGGCGGCCGGGCCGGGCCGGTTGACGGTGGCCTGTTTGTACCGGCGCGAACGCGTTTCCGCGGACGCGCTGGAACGGCTCGTGCGGTTACACGAGCACGTGGTGGCGAGCGACCGGATCTTCGTCGGCCTGAGCGCACTGTTTCGAGATCTGCCGGATGCGACGCTGCGAGGACTGGCGCGGTCGGCGCGCGGGCGGGCGGTGCGCAAGAGAGAATTTTTTTTCCATCAGGGCACCCCCGCGAGGGACGTCTTCCTGCTGACGGGCGGCATGGTGAAGCTGGCCCGCACCGCCCCGGGCGGGGACGAGGTGATTCTCCGAGTGGTCGCGCCGGTGCAGCACTTCGGGGACGGCCGCATCGGGCTCGACCAGGCGGTGCGCTTCGCCTCCGCCGAAGCGCTGGAAGATTCCCGCGCGCTGGTCTGGGACAGCGCGGAGATCGTTCGCGTCGTCCTGGCGCACCCGCAGGCCGGGGTGGCCGTGATTCGGTGGCTACAGGAACTAATGGAGGAGGAGCGGAGCCGGCTTGAAGACGTCATCTCCGTGGACGTGAGGCGCCGCCTGGCCCGGCTGATTCTTCGCCTCGGCGAATCGCTCGGGCGCAAGACGCGCCGCGGCGTCGTGGTCGACGTGCCGCTCTCCCGGCGGGACTTGGCCGAACTGGTCATTACCTCGCCGTATACGGTCAGTCGCATCCTGGCCGAGTGGCGGCGTCTCGATATCCTCGATGTGCAACGTACGCGGATTCTCATTCAGGATGAGGACAACTTGGCGGCGATCGCGGGGCGGCGCGTCTCCGGCGGCGAGGCAGGCGTGAGAATCTCGTAG